The proteins below are encoded in one region of Bacillus vallismortis:
- a CDS encoding class I SAM-dependent methyltransferase, with product MQKDNVGAVYELLDEAAIIIKNEWQISYIEALAEAGEMYFLEKTDQLKLSDKKNEQLQALLGKAEFGTYEHEWVRKAFQLSVLKGLKDISHPNRQMTPDTIGLFISYLVNKFMADKKELSILDPAVGTGNLLFTVLNQLSEKTANSYGIEIDDVLLKIAYAQANLLKKEIELFHQDSLEPLFIDPVDTVICDLPVGYYPNDEGAEAFDLKADEGHSFAHHLFIEQSVKHTKPGGYLFFMIPNHLFESSQSDKLKQFFKDKVHINALLQLPKSIFKDEAHAKSILVLQKKGEETKAPGQILLANLPSFSNQKATLDMMAQIDAWVTKEK from the coding sequence ATGCAAAAAGACAATGTAGGCGCGGTGTACGAGCTGTTAGACGAAGCCGCGATCATCATAAAGAATGAATGGCAAATTTCATATATAGAGGCGCTGGCTGAGGCGGGAGAAATGTATTTTCTTGAAAAAACCGACCAGCTGAAACTGTCTGATAAGAAAAACGAACAGCTTCAGGCTTTGCTCGGGAAAGCGGAGTTCGGCACCTATGAGCACGAATGGGTGCGCAAAGCTTTTCAGCTATCCGTCCTGAAAGGGCTGAAAGATATCTCCCATCCGAACAGACAGATGACGCCTGACACGATTGGGCTATTCATCAGTTATTTGGTGAATAAGTTTATGGCGGACAAAAAGGAACTGTCAATCCTTGATCCTGCTGTGGGAACGGGGAATCTTCTGTTCACCGTGCTGAACCAGCTGTCTGAAAAAACGGCCAATAGCTATGGAATTGAGATTGATGACGTGCTCTTAAAGATCGCGTATGCCCAAGCGAACCTTTTGAAAAAAGAGATTGAGCTTTTCCATCAGGACAGCCTTGAACCGCTGTTTATCGATCCTGTTGACACGGTCATATGCGATCTGCCGGTCGGCTATTATCCGAATGACGAAGGAGCAGAAGCGTTTGACCTCAAAGCGGACGAAGGCCATTCCTTCGCACATCATCTGTTTATTGAACAGAGCGTCAAACATACCAAACCGGGCGGATATTTATTTTTTATGATCCCGAATCATTTGTTTGAGAGCTCTCAAAGCGACAAGCTGAAACAGTTTTTCAAAGATAAGGTTCATATCAACGCCCTTTTGCAGCTCCCAAAATCGATATTTAAAGACGAGGCTCATGCCAAAAGCATTCTTGTGCTTCAGAAAAAAGGAGAGGAGACAAAAGCGCCGGGGCAAATTCTGCTTGCGAATCTTCCGTCTTTCTCCAATCAGAAGGCGACGCTTGATATGATGGCTCAAATAGATGCGTGGGTTACAAAAGAAAAATAG